The genomic segment CCACTGGGACCAGAACGGGGACTACGGGCACGTCACGTCGTGCCTCGTCGCGCTGTTCAGCGACCCGGCTCGCTCAGCATCGCGGCGGCTGGACCGGCCAGGGAGCCCTTGTCGGGAATCGCTGTGCGCAGCACGGTGGTCAGCGCTCTCTCGCAGTGATGCTGAGCACGCCGGCGGACTCCGCACCGCTCGACGCGTTGATCACCGACTCCTCCCTGGGCGGCGCCTGGCGCAGGAACGTACCGGCGAACCGGCCGCCGAACACCAGCGGTGCCAGGACGACCTCACGGGCCGACGGACTCGCGCCCGGCAGCTCCACGACGGCCGGCGGAACACGGTACTGCAGCACATGGCGCTCGGCCGATCCCCGCAGGCACTCCGTGAGCAATGCGCGCCACGCGGTGTCGTCCAGCGGAAAGCCGTACCTCATGTCCTTGCCGCCGTAGGCGGACGCAGGCTTGCACAGCAACTGCTCGCGGGCCGCGACGGCCCGCTCCAGGGTCTCCTCACTCAGCCGGAACGTCTCCGGCACGTGTCGCTCGACCAGGGTCCGCTCCTCGTTCGTGAGCAACGAGGCGTACTCGAAGAGCAGAGCCAGATTGGCCTTGTTGTCGAAGAGCCCCGCAGCGGGGGAGCCGATGAAGTCGACCTTGCCGGCCGCGTCGAGCTCCATCAGACGACGGGTGAGCGCCGGCGGCACGAAGCGCCGGGTCTCGTGCCAGGTGTACGCCGTGAACACCGCGTCGATCCGACGGCCCTCGAAGTAAACGCCCTCGTCGGTGAGTTCGAGGTGGTGCACCAGGCCACAGCTGACCTGGTGCCCGGCCGAGCGCACCATGTCGACGAAGAAGCGCCGGCCCGAGTCGATGTCTGCGGGGTTCGCGGTCGCCTCGAAGACATGCAGCGGTCCGTCGGTGTGCCGCCGGGTGAGACCGCCGAAGACCTCCAGCCAGACCCGTGAGGTGTCGGGTGCGTCCAGGCCGAGACCGCGGGACTCCAGGAAGCGGGCGTACGCCGAGGAGCGTGCGGCCCGGGTGTAGGGCGCGCAGGTGCTGAGGCCGCCCAGGGACGTCGCCACGTTCAGCTCGACCAGCTTCAGGCCCTCGTCGGTGACCACCAGGTCGGGGCGCATGAACGCCCGGGCCACCTTGGCCAGACGGGGGCTCGCGAGGGCCTCGGTCATCAGGGCCGCGTCGTCGGCGGACGCGCCCAGGTACTCCGCCCAGGCGGCGAGATCCTCGCCGAACACCCGCTGCGGGAAACCCGAGACGAGCTCCGCCAGGCGCACGCCGACCGTCGCGACATCGTCGGCCGCCTCCGCCGACAGGATCTGCGGCGGGTAGGCGTGCGCCCAGCCCTTGCGGTGGATGCGCTCCGTGAACTCCGTACGGTCCTGGTTCGCCCCACCGGTGCTCTCGAAGTCGGCCCACGCGGCGACGGCACGCCGGTCCAGGGCGGACCACACCGCCCGTGCCGCGCTCACTTCAGCTTCCCGGCGGCGCGCAGGGCGTCCAGAACCGCGTTGACCGCCTCGGAGGACTTGTCCTCGCCGGTGGCGCGGCGGTGGTAGCTGAGGCCGCCCGGGTTCACCATGTTGATCTCGATGACGTAGGGGAACGCCAGGTCGACGCCCGAGTAGAAGATGCCGAGGTCCATCATTCGTCTGCCGAGCTCGCGCACGAACGCGTCCTCTTCCTCGGTGAGTTCGAGCTTCTCGAAGCGGGCGCCGAGGGTGGCGTTCGAGCGGTTGTCGTTCTCCGGGTGGAAGCGCAGGAAGCCGGAGACCGGCTGGTCACCCGCTATGATCACGCGCTTCTCGTTGGTACGGACGTTGGGGATGTACTCCTGGACCGCGGTGTGGCGCTTGGCCATGCCGATGACGTCCCGGCCGTAGCGGCCGACGCGCGACATCTCGTTGCCGGTCGCCGAACCGAGGATCGCCGAGCGGTTGCGGTCCTTCTTGTTGACCACGTACACATCGGCGCCGCAGCCGTCACTGGTGGGCTTGACGACCCAGGAGCGGTCGCCGTCCGACTCGACGAGGCCGTTCAGGAAATCGAAGTCGTTGGTGACGTAGGACACCGGCAGGTTCTCGGCCGGCACGATCGCACCAAGGTTGATCTTGGTGTTGAGGTGGAAGAGCGCGCCGGCGCCGTTGACGAACGGGACGCGCTGGTTCAGCAGCCACAGGAGCCGGAAGGAGTCGTCGTCGGTCTCGGGATGGGTCCCCGCGAGAACCCACACGAGGTCGAAGTCCTCGGCGGACGCGTAGGACTCGCGCAGCGCGGGGAAGTCGGCGCCGGCGACGAACTCCTCGGACAGCCTGACCTGGTCGCACACGACCACGTTCTCGTGAACGCCGAGGCTGTCGATGTCACCGATGTGCACGTCGTGGCCTTCGCGGTACAGCGCGCTCGGGATGATCGAAGCGTTGTTGAGCTCGAATTTCGAGGCCTCGGACACCAGGATCAGGATCTTGTACGGCAAGGGGTACCTCTCGACATCTCAGCAGGAAGGGGTGCGGGGGAGGCGGTTCAGACGCCTGCGGTCAAAGTGCGGAGGGCGGCGTCGAGATGGCCCTCCAGTTCGTCGCGTGTGTCGGCGACGGCGAGCACGAAGCCGTGCCGGTCCCCCGACTTGGTGACGGCGCCGGGGAGCTGTCCGGCGGGTGCGGTGATCCTGACCTCTTCGACGCCGGGCAGCGAGGCGACCAGCTCGGTCCTGAGGCCGCCTTCGGGGACGGGCCCGTCGAAGGTGACGTAGCGGATGCCCGCCACTCTGTCGCGGGACGGCGCCTGCTGCACGGGCAGCCCGAACACGGCCGCCATCGACTGGGCGAACACGTCCTCGCCGAGCGCCAGGTGCAGCATGTCGCTGATCCGGTCGCCGCCGGGACGGCCGTGCGACTCGATGAGTCGCGGCCCTGCCGCGGTCACCATGACCTCGGTGTGCGAGGTGCCGAAGCGGTGGCCGGCGGCGTCCAGGGTCCCGCCGACGAGCTCGGCGATCGCTCTCTCGGCCGTGTCCGTCAGGCGTACGGGCAGCGTGTGCCCGGTCTCGACGAAGTGCGGTGCGCCCGTGGTGCGCTTCTCGGTGACGGCCAGGATGCGGTGACCGGTGTCCGAGCTCATGGCCTCGACGCTGTACTCGGTGCCCTCCAGGAACTCCTCGACGAGCAGCGGGCGCTGCCAGTCGAGCGCTGCGGTGTAGGCCTCGGCCTCGGCCACATCGGCCAGGTACTGCACGCCCGAACTTCCCGTGCCGTCCACCGGCTTCGCCACACAGGGAAAGCCGACCTCGGTGAGCGCGGGCAGCAGGTCGTCCCGGGTGGCGGCCAAAGCGTACGCGACCGGTGCGCCCGCCTTGTCCCCGACCAGGGCGCGCAGGTCAGCCTTGTTCTTGAGGACGGCCGGCGCGTGCGGGGGGTTGCCGGGCCAGCCGAGCTCGCCGTTGACGACCGCAGCCACCGAGGCGCCGATCTCGCCGAAACCGAAGCAACTGACCGGGCCGGGGAAGGTGCGCTCCCGGAGCCGGGTGATCAGTTCGGAGCTGTCGGCCGTCCAGGTTGTCTCGATCTCCGGGTCGCCCGTGGCCGGCGGCCTCGGCTGGCCGGGGTCGACCACGAGGACCACGGCCAGGCCCAGTCGCTCGGCCGCCGCGAGAACCGCGTCACGGGGGTTGAGCAGGACGGCGGTCGGGCGGGCGGTGTCGGTCGCATCAGGCATGCTGCGGACTGCCTTTCGGGAGAAGGAAACAGAATGCGGCGGCCGCGAGCGACAGGCAGCTGATCAGCAGCCACAGGCCGCCGCCGTGGAGGGACCCCAGGAGATAGCCTCCGAGCCCGGAGCCCAGCAGGCTGCCGAGCGCGCCCGCGGCGCTCATCGTGCCGAGCGCGAGTCCCGTGCGGCGCAGCGAGCCCGCCCGCACGGCCTGCTCGTCGAGGCTCGGCGAGATCAGCATCTCGGCCAGCGTGATCGGCAGCACGAAGGCGATCAGCGCGCCCCAGCCGCTGAACGCGATGAGCAGCGCGTAGCCGCCACCGAAGGCCAGGAAGCCGAGGGCCAGCAGGGTGCGGGTGCCGGCCTTGCGGAACACATGGCGCAGCAGGCTGTACTGGAACAGCACCACGAGCGCTCCGTTGAGTGTGAAGACGACCGAGATCGCGGCGGCGCTGCCCGTCAACTCCTTGGCGGCAATGGGCAGGACGACGTTCAGCTGGCTGTAGATCGCCCAGTACGCGACCCCCACGAGGACCAGCGGCCCCCACTGCCAGCGCGCCCAGCTCTCGCCGCTCCCGGGCACCTGCCGGCCGCTCGCGACGGTCGGGGACCCGGCGGGCGGTG from the Streptomyces sp. NBC_01335 genome contains:
- a CDS encoding ATP-grasp domain-containing protein, with protein sequence MPYKILILVSEASKFELNNASIIPSALYREGHDVHIGDIDSLGVHENVVVCDQVRLSEEFVAGADFPALRESYASAEDFDLVWVLAGTHPETDDDSFRLLWLLNQRVPFVNGAGALFHLNTKINLGAIVPAENLPVSYVTNDFDFLNGLVESDGDRSWVVKPTSDGCGADVYVVNKKDRNRSAILGSATGNEMSRVGRYGRDVIGMAKRHTAVQEYIPNVRTNEKRVIIAGDQPVSGFLRFHPENDNRSNATLGARFEKLELTEEEDAFVRELGRRMMDLGIFYSGVDLAFPYVIEINMVNPGGLSYHRRATGEDKSSEAVNAVLDALRAAGKLK
- a CDS encoding ATP-grasp domain-containing protein: MPDATDTARPTAVLLNPRDAVLAAAERLGLAVVLVVDPGQPRPPATGDPEIETTWTADSSELITRLRERTFPGPVSCFGFGEIGASVAAVVNGELGWPGNPPHAPAVLKNKADLRALVGDKAGAPVAYALAATRDDLLPALTEVGFPCVAKPVDGTGSSGVQYLADVAEAEAYTAALDWQRPLLVEEFLEGTEYSVEAMSSDTGHRILAVTEKRTTGAPHFVETGHTLPVRLTDTAERAIAELVGGTLDAAGHRFGTSHTEVMVTAAGPRLIESHGRPGGDRISDMLHLALGEDVFAQSMAAVFGLPVQQAPSRDRVAGIRYVTFDGPVPEGGLRTELVASLPGVEEVRITAPAGQLPGAVTKSGDRHGFVLAVADTRDELEGHLDAALRTLTAGV
- a CDS encoding MFS transporter; the encoded protein is MNTWRGTSATGRMLLLAVLLTGLTTFMFLPLLALDLTDQGIPTAQAGFLVGLLSFCGQGFSLISGMVVDRFDSRFVLAAGFVLRIAGYLLLGLGLADGTHMGALVAGIAVIGVGGSLLGMSIKTLLVRDDSVPRREMLALRSTFVNVGVIVGPALGALLYPFGFDYVLAACVASHLLLGIRLTARPVQAAPPAGSPTVASGRQVPGSGESWARWQWGPLVLVGVAYWAIYSQLNVVLPIAAKELTGSAAAISVVFTLNGALVVLFQYSLLRHVFRKAGTRTLLALGFLAFGGGYALLIAFSGWGALIAFVLPITLAEMLISPSLDEQAVRAGSLRRTGLALGTMSAAGALGSLLGSGLGGYLLGSLHGGGLWLLISCLSLAAAAFCFLLPKGSPQHA